The nucleotide window ACTAAAATATCTTATAaaaccggagtagtactattttaCAACAAAGTATGGGGATTTACACTAGTAGTATTAAGAAGACATGCATTGTGTTTGTGTCGTGATGTATGTCTAATTGTCAATGGACTGCCCCTTGCATAGGAAATTTCATAGGTAACATTTCAAATAGTACTACTGTAGCACCGTAGGAGTTTCCGATTATTTTACTTTTTCCCAAACAGGCCAGTGCAGCTGTTTCCATACAATCTCTTTCCACAAAAATAGGAGTGTTATATCATGAATAAATGTCTTTCCAAATTGTGCAACAAAGCAATCCGAATCCTTGTGGAGGTCCGTCTGGTCTGGGTTCCATCAGCTTCGTTAAATATGGAGCAGGTCTGCAGGTGGCCACAGCAGCGATCATATCGTCCAGTCGTCCCGCAGAAACTTGCGACGATGCCGCCGTCGCTACGAAAGGACGTGGCCTTGTTCCAGTCCGAGCTTAGATGCGTCCAGGTTGCCATCCTCTGCTGCGACGAACTCGAGGAGCCCGACGTCCAGACCATCATCTGGGCCGACCAGCTCCGCGACCTAGCCTACGACATTGAGGACTGGCTCAGCCTCGTGGACGACGGCACCCACGACGCCGACACCGGCACCTCCTCTCGGTTCACCCGGTGGTTCCGCCGCGGCGTCCGAAGGCTCACCACCGTCCCCGACCGCCTCGTCATCGCCACCGAGCCGCGGGAACTCTGGAGGCGCGTCCTCGAGGTGGCCGAGCGGCGGAAGCGCTACAGCTACACCCTAATCCTAGGCCCGCAGATCGGCAGGGCGGGGTCCCATTACGCCGACCCACGGCTCATCACGAGCCACGCCGACAGCGCGAGTCTCGTCGGCATGGATGGGCCGCGGAGCGAGGTGGTGGAGATGGTTACTGCGGCGGGCTCGGACGGGCTGAAGGTGGTGTCCATCGTCGGCATGGCCGGCTCCGGGAAGACCACGCTTGCCAGGGAGGTGTATGGGCTGGTCGGTGAGGGGTTCGATTGCCGCGCGTCCGTACGGGCCGGCCGGAGCTCCGACATTGCCAAGGTGCTCGGCGATATGCTATTCCAAGTGGACCGCGCGTACAGAGGGCGAGCTGTTGGTGCCTATTATGTAGATATGTTGATTAGTGAGCTGGCGGATTATTTCAAAGACAAGAGGTACGCTCTTGCACTTGCCCTACACATCATCTAATTAATCATCGATAAAACATCACATAGTCATGTTTCCTCTTGGTTGACATACATTTATGCTCTCTCACTGATCACTTCCTTTGGATCATTGTCATTAAATAGGTATCTTGTCATGGTTGACGATGTATGGAGTGTTCAAGATTGGGAGATCATCAACGAGTGTTTTCCAGAGAACAATCTCGGTAGTCGGATAATCACCACGACAAGAATTGAGGCCGTTGCGAACGCCGCAGGTGACCGTGTTTATAGGACTCGCCTTCTCGGTGAAGCCGACGCCGAAGCATTGTTTTCCAGAACAATTTTTGGCAGTGTGGGTCGGTGCCCTCCCCATTTCAAGGATGTTTCAGCTCAGATCATGAGAAAGTGTGGGGGTTTGCCGCTCGCTATAGTGAGCGTGGGTGGCTTGTTAGCCAGCAAGGCGCACACAAGAGATGAGTTTGAGCGGTCTGGCCTGAAATGGCGGGAAAATTCAGAGCTAGAAGGGATGACACAAATCATCAAACTTAGCTACAACGATCTTCCTCCTCATCTCAGGCCATGCCTGTTGCATCTAAGCATATTTCCTGACAACCATGAGATTGAAATAGAGCGTCTTGCGAGGCGACTAACTGCAGAAGGGCTCATTAGTGAATGTTGTTACAGAGATATGGAGGAAACAGCGACAGACTACATATATGAGCTCATTGACAGAAACTTAATCCAGCCATCACGGCTGAACCATGATGGCACCCATCGGAGCTGCATTGTTCATCCAGTAATACATGATTTCATCGTGTGCATGTCCACAGAAGATAATTTTGTTGCTCTGGCTCATGCTCAACAGAAATTTGTCCCACGTGGCTATCGCACCATCCGACATATGTCTTTGTTGAACAGTGGTAAATATGACCAGGCTGCTGCACAAATCGATGGGGCGAAAGTTTCTCGTGCTCGCTCCATCACCGTATTTGCTCACACCGGTGGCATGCCTCGTCTGAATTATCTCAGTGTGCTACGAGTTCTGGACCTCGAAGACTGTGAAGGTCCACTGTGCCTCGATGGTCTCTGCGGATTGCTGCTACTGAGGTACTTGAACCTCAAGGGAACAGATGTCAGCAAGCTCCCAGCAAAGATTGGGGAGCTAAGATGCCTAGAGACACTGGATGTGAGATCCACAAAGGTAAAGGAGCTACCTCCCAGCATTCTCAAGATGGAAATGCTAAAGCATTTGCTTGCTGGGAATGCGAGGTTGCCGACTGGGATAGGCATGTTGAGGTCAGTGCTGACAGTTTCGTGCAGCAATATTGGGATGAGCGCCGATGCAGATATCCTTCAAGAGCTCGGTGAAATGGCAAGTTTGAGGGAACTGGAACTATTTTGTAATCTTACACAGATGTCTGAAGATCAGAAACAAGTTACATTTTCGAGTGATGGATTTAAGAGTCTTAGGAAGCTTTCCATTCGATGCAACTCGCCATCAGTGACCTTCATGACCGGCGCTCTATCGAAGGTTCGAGTGCTTGAGTTGAAGTTGGAACAACGCGTTTTGGAGAAGTCAAGAGGTGTGTATGGCATAGAGCATCTGTCACACTTGAAGCGCATGCTCATGGAGTTTTCACAGCATGATGCGGGTGCTGCAGCAGCAATGGCTGTAGTCAGGAAGGTTGTTGAGACGGTCCACCCTAGCTGTGAAGTGATCACCGTGAACATTGATAACTAGCGAGAGCCACGAATTGAGTCTTGGAGCATTGTGCGCATTTGATTCCGAGCAAGCATGAGGCAGTGAATGTTCATTGCAAAATACTTCAGTAAATTGATGCTCTTATATATGATTGTGTAGTGAGTTAGTTTTTGAATAACTGATG belongs to Triticum urartu cultivar G1812 chromosome 7, Tu2.1, whole genome shotgun sequence and includes:
- the LOC125519338 gene encoding disease resistance protein RGA5-like, producing the protein MPPSLRKDVALFQSELRCVQVAILCCDELEEPDVQTIIWADQLRDLAYDIEDWLSLVDDGTHDADTGTSSRFTRWFRRGVRRLTTVPDRLVIATEPRELWRRVLEVAERRKRYSYTLILGPQIGRAGSHYADPRLITSHADSASLVGMDGPRSEVVEMVTAAGSDGLKVVSIVGMAGSGKTTLAREVYGLVGEGFDCRASVRAGRSSDIAKVLGDMLFQVDRAYRGRAVGAYYVDMLISELADYFKDKRYLVMVDDVWSVQDWEIINECFPENNLGSRIITTTRIEAVANAAGDRVYRTRLLGEADAEALFSRTIFGSVGRCPPHFKDVSAQIMRKCGGLPLAIVSVGGLLASKAHTRDEFERSGLKWRENSELEGMTQIIKLSYNDLPPHLRPCLLHLSIFPDNHEIEIERLARRLTAEGLISECCYRDMEETATDYIYELIDRNLIQPSRLNHDGTHRSCIVHPVIHDFIVCMSTEDNFVALAHAQQKFVPRGYRTIRHMSLLNSGKYDQAAAQIDGAKVSRARSITVFAHTGGMPRLNYLSVLRVLDLEDCEGPLCLDGLCGLLLLRYLNLKGTDVSKLPAKIGELRCLETLDVRSTKVKELPPSILKMEMLKHLLAGNARLPTGIGMLRSVLTVSCSNIGMSADADILQELGEMASLRELELFCNLTQMSEDQKQVTFSSDGFKSLRKLSIRCNSPSVTFMTGALSKVRVLELKLEQRVLEKSRGVYGIEHLSHLKRMLMEFSQHDAGAAAAMAVVRKVVETVHPSCEVITVNIDN